The following proteins are co-located in the Polystyrenella longa genome:
- the ypfJ gene encoding KPN_02809 family neutral zinc metallopeptidase, whose amino-acid sequence MRWKGRRGSSNVEDRRGQRTRGPVFAGGGVLGIAIIIIYLLMGGDPQQLMQQQANNPQAPGAGANQIDPEEDRLAQFVSVVLADTEEVWADLFSQMGSNYRDPKLVLFRERVQSACGFQQAATGPFYCPADQQVYIDLSFYEEMERRLNAPGDFAQAYVIAHEVGHHVQNLLGISNRVHRLQQQAGEEQANELSVRLELQADFLAGVWAHHAQQNWQILEEGDIEEALTAASAIGDDRLQMQGRGYVVPESFTHGTSEQRTRWFLKGLKSGDIKAGDTFELDYDEL is encoded by the coding sequence ATGCGCTGGAAGGGACGACGCGGCAGCAGTAATGTGGAAGACCGTCGAGGTCAACGGACTCGAGGCCCCGTCTTTGCCGGAGGGGGCGTGTTGGGAATTGCAATCATCATCATCTATCTTTTGATGGGTGGCGATCCACAACAATTGATGCAACAGCAGGCCAACAATCCGCAGGCTCCTGGAGCGGGTGCTAATCAGATCGATCCAGAAGAAGATCGACTGGCTCAATTCGTCTCCGTCGTTTTAGCCGATACCGAAGAAGTCTGGGCCGATCTGTTCTCTCAGATGGGCAGTAATTACCGCGACCCCAAACTCGTCCTTTTCCGTGAACGCGTGCAGTCCGCTTGTGGATTTCAGCAGGCAGCCACAGGCCCCTTCTACTGCCCCGCAGACCAGCAAGTTTATATCGATCTCAGCTTTTATGAAGAGATGGAACGCCGTTTAAACGCCCCCGGTGACTTTGCACAAGCTTACGTCATCGCCCATGAAGTGGGGCATCATGTCCAGAATCTGCTGGGCATCAGCAATCGAGTCCACCGACTGCAACAGCAGGCTGGCGAAGAACAGGCGAACGAACTTTCCGTCCGATTGGAATTACAGGCCGATTTTCTCGCCGGAGTCTGGGCCCATCATGCTCAGCAGAACTGGCAGATTCTCGAAGAGGGGGATATTGAAGAAGCGCTCACAGCTGCTTCCGCCATCGGCGACGACCGGCTGCAAATGCAAGGTCGCGGGTACGTAGTCCCCGAGTCCTTCACGCACGGCACCTCCGAACAAAGAACCCGCTGGTTTCTCAAAGGCTTAAAGTCGGGCGATATCAAAGCAGGTGACACATTCGAATTGGATTATGATGAGCTCTGA